The sequence below is a genomic window from bacterium.
CAGGTGCAGATATGGTTGCTCCTTCAGATATGATGGATGGTCGAGTTGGGGCTATCCGCAAGGCGTTAGATGAAAATGGCTACACAGATGTCCCGATTATGTCTTATGCGGTGAAATATGCCTCTTCTTTTTATGCCCCATTTCGTGAAGCCGCTCAATCTACACCTGAATTTGGCGATAGGAAATCATATCAAATGAATATTGCTAATGTCAATGAGGCACTAAGAGAAGCAAGATTGGATATAGAGGAAGGAGCAGATATAATTATGGTCAAACCTGCCTTATCTTACCTTGATGTCATCTATCGTGTCAAGTCCAAATTCCATTATCCAGTCGCCGCTTACAATGTGAGTGGCGAATTTGCAATGATTAAATCCGCCGCAGATAAAGGATTGATTGATGAAAAAAAGGTTGTGTTAGAGGTATTAACCTCAATCAAACGCGCCGGGGCAGATATGATATTGACTTATTTTGCTAAGGATGTTGCAAAATGGATAACGGATGGGAAGTAAGAAAGATTGGTCCTCTAAATTATCTGGTTATGCCTGCTTTTGAATCCGTCCTGCAGGGCGTAACAACTAAAGAGATAGGAGAATTTAACTCGGATAACCCTGAAAAAATAAAAACCAGACTAAACGAGCTTTTTGGGATTAATCAAATAGCCTGGACAACACAACTTCACGGTGATGAAATTTATGTCATTGGGGAAAATAATTTTAATCAATTTGGAACCCAAGAGGCAGATGGTTTAATTACCAATATCCCGGGAATTTGCCTGACGATTAGAATTGCAGATTGCCTGCCAATATTTATTTTAGATAAAAAAAATAAGGCGATTGGTTTAGTCCATGCAGGCTGGCGAGGAACGGTGAAATGTATTGTTCAAAAGGCAATACTTAAAATGATAACGCTTTATGGCTCTTCGCCAGAAGATTTCATAGTTGGATTTGGCCCTTCAATTGGTGTCTGCTGTTATAAAGTCGGGAATGATGTGACGGAATTAATCAAGGATAAAGATTTAGTCAAGGATGGCTATTTAAACCTGCAAAAGGCAAATAAAAAACAATTGCTTGAACTGGGTATTAATAATATTATTCTCAACCAATATTGCA
It includes:
- the pgeF gene encoding peptidoglycan editing factor PgeF, which produces MDNGWEVRKIGPLNYLVMPAFESVLQGVTTKEIGEFNSDNPEKIKTRLNELFGINQIAWTTQLHGDEIYVIGENNFNQFGTQEADGLITNIPGICLTIRIADCLPIFILDKKNKAIGLVHAGWRGTVKCIVQKAILKMITLYGSSPEDFIVGFGPSIGVCCYKVGNDVTELIKDKDLVKDGYLNLQKANKKQLLELGINNIILNQYCTYDERDLFFSHRRGDKGRMIAFLQMGVME
- the hemB gene encoding porphobilinogen synthase codes for the protein MYFPQYRPRRLRQNENFRRLICETTLSVDDLIMPYFVVHGKGIRQEIPSMPGNFHLSVDELLKEVEQIVSLNIPAILLFGLPARKDEFGSEAYSESGIIQQAVRVIKEKVKEILIITDVCLCEYTSSGHCGMVKGGKILNDPTLDLLAKISLSHVKAGADMVAPSDMMDGRVGAIRKALDENGYTDVPIMSYAVKYASSFYAPFREAAQSTPEFGDRKSYQMNIANVNEALREARLDIEEGADIIMVKPALSYLDVIYRVKSKFHYPVAAYNVSGEFAMIKSAADKGLIDEKKVVLEVLTSIKRAGADMILTYFAKDVAKWITDGK